In a single window of the Harpia harpyja isolate bHarHar1 chromosome 3, bHarHar1 primary haplotype, whole genome shotgun sequence genome:
- the LYSET gene encoding lysosomal enzyme trafficking factor: MMNFRQRMGWIGVGLYLLASAAAFYYVFEINETYNKLALEHIQQHPKEPQEGTTWTHSLKVRLLSLPFWLWTIIFLIPYLQMFLFLYSCTRADPKTVGYCIIPICLAVICNRHQTFVKASNQISRLQLIDT, from the coding sequence ATGATGAACTTCCGCCAGAGGATGGGATGGATTGGTGTGGGGTTGTACTTGTTAGCAAGTGCTGCAGCTTTTTATTACGTCTTTGAAATCAATGAGACTTACAACAAACTAGCACTGGAGCACATTCAGCAACACCCCAAGGAACCACAGGAAGGAACCACATGGACGCACTCCTTAAAAGTACGACTGCTGTCCTTGCCTTTTTGGCTGTGGactataatatttttaataccaTATTTACAGATGTTCTTGTTCCTCTATTCCTGTACAAGAGCTGACCCCAAAACTGTTGGGTATTGCATCATTCCTATCTGCTTGGCTGTTATTTGCAATCGTCATCAAACATTTGTGAAGGCCTCAAATCAGATCAGTAGATTACAACTGATTGACACTTAG